The Diaphorobacter ruginosibacter genome contains a region encoding:
- the metE gene encoding 5-methyltetrahydropteroyltriglutamate--homocysteine S-methyltransferase encodes MNTTTTHILGFPRMGEHRELKFALEKYWRGETDAAALESMASGLRKRHWQLQRDAGLDLVTVGDFALYDHVLNHIELLGCEPARFGFTGQEDDLARHFTMARGVASEDTHCGCSHAAGHSPKKAAALEMTKWFDTNYHYLVPEFDAQTVFQLNAERLLAQVREARAAGHQVKAVLLGPLSFLWLGKSHDGTDRLSLLPRLLPVYTDLLGRLRAEGAEWVQIDEPILGLDLPDTWRHAFDSTYWRLNQSGARILLATYFSTLGDNLRTACQLPCAGLHIDAVRAAEDLVGVLDWLPAHKVLSLGVVDGRNVWRSDLDKALALLHRAAEKHRGELWIAPSCSLLHVPFSLAGESRLDPEVRDWLAFACEKLKEITLLKAQLGGEISPAVQWQISQQRAAIHARRSSIRVHRPQVAQRLAASVPGDDRRAGDFLKRQQAQRAHLQLPLLPTTTIGSFPQTADIRAARAAFKRGELDATGYRAAMQKEIELAVRKQEALDIDVLVHGEAERNDMVEYFGEQLEGFSFTSNGWVQSYGSRCVKPPIIHGDVQRPAPMTVEWTRYAQSLTNRPMKGMLTGPVTILQWSFVRDDQPRALTCEQIAWAIRDEVVDLEKAGIAVIQIDEPALREGLPLRRAAWQSYLDGATRAFRISAGGVQDATQIHTHMCYAEFNDILPAIAALDADVITIETSRSAMELLRGFGEFRYPNEIGPGVYDIHSPNVPTQQAVEKLLRKAMEVVPVAHLWVNPDCGLKTRGWAETEAALAHMVAAAKALRVELQEEQAA; translated from the coding sequence ATGAACACGACAACGACACACATCCTGGGTTTTCCGCGCATGGGCGAGCATCGCGAGCTGAAGTTCGCGCTGGAGAAGTACTGGCGCGGCGAGACCGATGCAGCAGCACTCGAATCCATGGCCTCCGGCCTGCGCAAGCGCCATTGGCAGTTGCAGCGCGATGCTGGGCTGGATCTGGTCACGGTCGGCGATTTCGCCCTCTACGACCATGTCCTGAACCATATCGAGCTGCTGGGCTGCGAGCCCGCGCGCTTCGGCTTCACAGGCCAGGAAGATGATCTGGCGCGCCACTTCACGATGGCACGCGGCGTGGCCAGCGAAGACACGCACTGCGGCTGCAGCCATGCCGCGGGCCACAGCCCCAAAAAGGCGGCTGCACTGGAGATGACCAAATGGTTCGATACCAACTACCACTATCTCGTGCCTGAGTTCGACGCACAGACCGTCTTTCAGCTGAATGCCGAGCGGCTGCTGGCTCAGGTGCGCGAGGCCCGCGCTGCCGGCCACCAGGTCAAGGCCGTGCTGCTGGGCCCGCTGAGCTTCCTGTGGCTGGGCAAGTCGCACGACGGAACCGACCGGCTCTCGCTGTTGCCCAGGCTGCTGCCGGTCTACACCGATCTCCTGGGACGCCTGCGAGCGGAGGGTGCGGAGTGGGTGCAGATCGACGAACCGATCCTGGGCCTCGATCTGCCCGACACCTGGCGCCACGCATTCGACAGCACCTACTGGAGGCTCAACCAGTCAGGTGCCAGGATTTTGCTGGCCACCTATTTCTCCACGCTGGGCGACAACTTGCGCACGGCCTGCCAGCTGCCTTGCGCCGGCCTTCACATCGATGCGGTGCGTGCGGCGGAAGACCTCGTCGGCGTGCTCGACTGGCTGCCGGCCCACAAGGTGCTGTCGCTGGGCGTGGTCGACGGGCGCAATGTCTGGCGCAGCGATCTGGACAAGGCGCTTGCCCTGCTGCACCGAGCGGCCGAGAAGCACCGCGGGGAGCTATGGATCGCACCTTCATGCTCGCTGCTGCATGTGCCATTCAGCCTGGCCGGTGAATCCAGGCTGGACCCCGAGGTGCGGGACTGGCTCGCGTTTGCCTGCGAGAAGCTGAAGGAGATCACACTGCTCAAGGCTCAGCTGGGCGGCGAGATTTCGCCGGCCGTCCAGTGGCAGATCAGCCAGCAGCGCGCCGCCATCCATGCGCGCCGCAGCAGCATCCGCGTGCACAGGCCACAGGTGGCGCAGCGCCTGGCCGCCAGCGTGCCGGGGGACGACCGGCGGGCCGGAGACTTCCTCAAGCGCCAGCAGGCCCAGCGTGCGCACCTGCAACTGCCGCTGCTTCCGACCACGACCATCGGCTCCTTTCCGCAGACAGCCGATATCCGCGCCGCGCGCGCCGCCTTCAAGCGTGGCGAGCTGGACGCCACAGGTTACCGCGCTGCGATGCAAAAGGAGATCGAGCTCGCCGTACGCAAGCAGGAGGCACTCGATATCGATGTCCTGGTACACGGCGAAGCCGAACGCAACGACATGGTCGAATACTTCGGCGAGCAGCTCGAAGGCTTCAGCTTCACCAGCAACGGCTGGGTCCAGTCGTATGGCTCCCGCTGCGTGAAGCCGCCCATCATCCATGGCGACGTGCAGCGCCCCGCACCGATGACGGTGGAGTGGACCCGCTACGCCCAAAGCCTGACGAACCGCCCCATGAAGGGCATGCTGACAGGACCGGTCACCATCCTGCAATGGTCCTTCGTGCGCGACGACCAGCCGCGTGCGCTCACCTGCGAACAGATTGCCTGGGCGATCCGCGACGAAGTGGTCGACCTCGAGAAGGCTGGCATCGCGGTCATCCAGATCGACGAGCCCGCCCTGCGCGAAGGCCTGCCGCTGCGCCGTGCCGCGTGGCAGAGCTATCTCGACGGCGCCACGCGTGCCTTCCGCATCTCGGCCGGCGGCGTACAGGATGCCACGCAGATCCACACGCACATGTGCTATGCCGAGTTCAACGACATCCTTCCCGCGATCGCGGCGCTGGATGCCGATGTGATCACGATCGAGACCAGCCGCTCCGCCATGGAGCTGCTGCGCGGGTTCGGCGAGTTCCGCTACCCCAACGAGATCGGGCCGGGGGTCTACGACATCCACTCGCCGAACGTGCCGACACAGCAGGCCGTGGAAAAGCTGCTGCGCAAGGCGATGGAGGTTGTGCCAGTCGCGCACCTCTGGGTGAATCCGGACTGCGGCCTCAAGACGCGCGGCTGGGCCGAGACCGAGGCGGCGCTGGCGCACATGGTGGCCGCAGCCAAGGCGCTGCGCGTCGAGCTGCAGGAAGAACAGGCGGCCTGA
- a CDS encoding flavodoxin family protein translates to MSTSTPKKTLLIVYHSMTGGTRQMAEAARDAATGEDEVQVCLMHASEAQPGDVLAADGYIFATPENLAAISGQMKDFFDRCYYPALDRINGRPYLTLICAGSDGSNAARQIDRIATGWRLRTVAEPLIICTHAQTPEAILAPKQIAEDDLQNCRALAASLAAGLALGIF, encoded by the coding sequence ATGTCCACATCGACACCGAAGAAGACCCTGCTCATCGTCTACCACTCCATGACCGGCGGAACACGCCAGATGGCCGAGGCCGCACGCGATGCGGCCACGGGAGAAGACGAGGTGCAGGTATGCCTGATGCACGCATCCGAGGCACAGCCCGGTGATGTGCTGGCCGCCGACGGCTATATCTTCGCCACACCGGAAAACCTGGCCGCGATCAGCGGCCAGATGAAGGACTTCTTCGACCGCTGCTACTACCCCGCGCTCGACCGGATCAACGGCCGCCCCTACCTCACACTGATCTGCGCGGGAAGCGACGGAAGCAATGCCGCCCGCCAGATCGACCGCATCGCAACCGGCTGGCGCCTCAGGACCGTCGCCGAGCCGCTGATCATCTGCACGCACGCGCAGACGCCCGAAGCGATCCTCGCGCCCAAGCAGATCGCCGAGGACGACCTCCAGAATTGCCGGGCGCTGGCCGCATCGCTGGCGGCGGGACTTGCGCTCGGCATATTCTGA